A genomic segment from Canis lupus dingo isolate Sandy chromosome 23, ASM325472v2, whole genome shotgun sequence encodes:
- the IGSF10 gene encoding immunoglobulin superfamily member 10 isoform X1, producing MKVKGRGITCLLVSFSAICVVASPGVQACPRRCACYVPTEVHCTFRYLTSIPDGISPNVERINLGYNSLVRLTETDFSGLNKLELLMLHSNGIHTIPAKTFADLQALQVLKMSYNKIRKLQKDTFYGLRSLTRLHMDHNNIEFINPEVFYGLTFLRLVHLEGNQLTKLHPDTFVSFKYLHIFKTSFIKYLYLSDNFLNSLPQEMISNMPDLESLYLHGNPWTCDCHLKWLSDWIQENPDIIKCKKDRSPSSPQQCPLCMNPRTSKGTPLAMVPAAAFLCAKPTIDPSLKVKSLTILEDSSPMSISPQDFMAPFGSLTLNMTDQFGNEANMVCSIQKPSKTSSIAFTEENDYIMLNTSLSTFLVCNIDYNHIQQVWQVLALYSDTPLILERSHLLTETPQRCYKYKQVAPKPDDIFTDIEADLTIDPPWLMQDQISLQLNRNATTLSTMHIQYSSDVQVTLPRAEIKPVKHKWTMISRDNTTKLERTVLIGGTISLECPAQGDPAPHLEWLLADGSKVRAPYVSEDGRILIDKSGKLELQMADSFDTGIYHCISTNYDDADILTYRITVVEPSIEAYQENGAHYTAFIGETVDLPCHSSGIPDASVSWVLPGNTVLYQSSRDKQILNNGTLRILQITPKNQGYYCCVAANPSGVDFLINQVSVKTKGQSPVEHNVETDGSGLDEPNPISPLKDPPAVQLPTSAPVGAETGKQVLSTSKKHNYRESIHRQRGDSPNRHFREYRRPFPSSARRIDPQHWAALLEKAKKNTMPEKQENTTARPRPVVTQLLKIPGEEIDSSGMLPPDEEFTVLATKAPSVLSRIVIANSRAILDSPVTNITAVTEVSPVVGPPILPPEKPMDFTLSPIKTTAMSKNISLTLLNKMQGTSNENLSTVFPLLPEAMQFQEADKTGRKKEHLQSTLPTAVGTMGQDVNIKTLSSAKSKADIFLGSVNSTKSPQTSVTGVSDARSNHLYPYITQKLSTSEIPSGPDTAAHSQLQMPRNSTTNIPLPSRRFGRRRKIWGRSRIISPYRIPILRQHRYGFVRPTSRVSFEESTTSFSATEVNVVCPSCSPRERLTTATAALSFPSSSPMMLTKAEIAKVTEEESTTLVHNPSLLFENKPNVNIEKTIPTIKYFSAESTQVLPTDAVMTDAPKSLPLEKMHITNNGYRSMSSVNEVIRESMIVSPLPGPTIKPSMSTTTATTRFLRRKIPWQKIFVNNHVQKERLKNQHHFSLPKATATATALPKISPALPTDKVFPFHFTTLSASVMQIPSITSATAYQNTTETHSSRSLPTMKKLPFPPVYPTPSSISSKESSTNFISRQTSRLTVPAAAPTSVIIHKTQIARPSMQKAQRKKEPQKNRNEPHSSPSQSSGFTASTTMTPPDLTAAETSTKPSIFAFTHSPLENTNHISSTVGLYPRTLTLTDIIEELPKENTQTLKSRMVSGITLSSKLHQNTTTRKTIIRHSTMPPFVSSSAAPMSIPISHPLSNQSTVTDNTATPVFRMMTNTMVKPREHSRHNASPQQLAAEVAASPKVLPNVKVTIGTTHFIYSRLFHSTSTPALITVTPQNSKLTSSPWSENHFWHKSYPEIAEKGKKPVESILPAPGLPEDTTHASNWEIQKTAKRNGFDKTPDQKITTSELLPFDSLSRNIFERPRIVGGKAASFTVSANSDAFLPCEAVGNPLPTIRWTKVSSGFDISERKQNSRFQVLPNGTLSIQRVDVQDRGQYLCSASNPLGTDRLHVTLSVVSYPPRILERRTKEITVHSGSTVELKCRAEGRPSPTISWVLANQTVVSESSEGNRQALVTSDGTLVLHNLSIYDRGFYKCMASNSAGQDSLLVKIQVIAAPPVILEQKRQVIVGTWGESLKLPCTAKGTPQPSVHWVLSDGTEVKPLQSINSKLLLFPNGTLHIRSVASSDRGTYECIATSSTGSERRVVILTVEERETIPRIEFASQKWTEVNFGDKLLLNCSAIGEPKPKIIWRLPSKAIVDQWHRMGSRIHVYPNGSLFIGSITEKDGGDYLCVARNRMGDDLILMHVSLRLKPAKIDHKQHFKKQVFHGKDFQVDCEASGSPVPEISWSLPDGTMINNAMQADDSGHRPRRYTLFDNGTLYFNKVGIAEEGDYTCYAQNTLGKDEMKVHLTVITAAPRIRQGYKTNTRIKAGDTVVLDCEVVGEPKPKIFWLLPSHDMISFSKDRYTFHANGSLSIHKVKLLDSGEYVCVARNPSGDDTKMYKLDVVSKPPLINGLYTNKTVIKATAVRHSKKHFDCRAEGTPAPQIMWIMPDNIFLTAPYYGSRITVHKNGTLEIRNVRFSDSADFICVARNEGGESVLVVQFQVLEMLRRPTFRNPFNEKIVARLGKSTALNCSVDGNPPPEIIWILPNGTRFPNELQISQYMIANNGSFIISKTTRDDAGKYRCAARNKVGYIEKLIVLEIGQQPVILTYALGTVYCISGDSLSLHCVSDGSPKPNIKWTIPSGYIIDRPQSTEKYTLHENGTLVIKEATAYDRGNYICTAQNSVGHALITVPVMVVAYPPRITNRLPRSILTRTGAAVQLRCMALGIPKPEITWERPDHSSLSMPNKGGARGPEPFHPRGTLIIQNPQTSDSGIYKCTARNSLGSDYATTYVQVI from the exons GTCTTAAAAATGAGCTATAACAAAATCCGAAAACTTCAGAAAGATACTTTTTATGGCCTCAGGAGCTTGACACGGTTGCATATGGACCACAACAATATTGAATTTATAAACCCAGAGGTTTTTTATGGACTCACCTTTCTCCGACTGGTGCACTTGGAAGGAAATCAGCTCACTAAGCTCCATCCAGATACATTTGTCTCTTTCAAATACctccatatatttaaaacatctttcaTTAAGTACCTTTACTTGTCTGATAACTTCCTGAACTCCCTCCCTCAAGAGATGATTTCCAATATGCCTGATTTGGAAAGCCTTTATCTTCATGGGAACCCATGGACCTGTGATTGCCACTTAAAATGGTTGTCTGACTGGATACAGGAAAACCCAG atataataaaatgcaaaaaagacaGAAGTCCCTCCAGTCCTCAGCAATGTCCACTTTGCATGAACCCCAGGACCTCTAAAGGCACGCCTTTAGCTATGGTCCCAGCTGCAGCTTTCCTGTGTGCCAAGCCAACCATCGACCCATCCCTGAAAGTAAAGAGCCTGACTATTCTGGAAGACAGCAGTCCTATGTCCATCTCTCCTCAAGATTTCATGGCACCTTTTGGCTCCCTCACTTTGAATATGACAGATCAGTTTGGAAATGAAGCTAACATGGTCTGCAGCATCCAAAAGCCCTCAAAGACATCATCCATTGCATTCACTGAAGAAAATGACTATATTATGCTAAATACATCACTTTCAACATTTTTGGTGTGTAACATAGATTACAATCACATTCAGCAAGTGTGGCAAGTTCTGGCTTTGTACAGTGATACTCCTCTGATTCTAGAAAGGAGCCACTTGCTCACTGAAACACCACAACGCTGCTACAAATATAAACAGGTGGCTCCTAAACCTGACGACATCTTTACCGACATAGAGGCTGATCTCACAATAGATCCCCCTTGGTTAATGCAAGACCAAATTTCCTTGCAGCTAAATAGAAATGCCACCACACTCAGTACAATGCACATCCAGTACTCCAGTGATGTTCAAGTCACTTTGCCAAGGGCAGAAATAAAGCCAGTGAAACACAAATGGACCATGATTTCCAGAGATAATACTACTAAGCTGGAACGCACTGTTTTGATCGGTGGGACTATTAGCCTAGAATGCCCAGCCCAAGGAGACCCTGCCCCACATTTGGAGTGGCTTCTGGCTGATGGGAGTAAAGTGAGAGCCCCTTATGTTAGTGAGGATGGACGGATCCTAATAGACAAAAGTGGAAAACTAGAACTTCAGATGGCTGATAGTTTTGACACAGGTATATACCACTGCATAAGTACCAATTATGATGATGCAGATATTCTCACCTATAGAATTACTGTGGTGGAGCCCTCCATAGAAGCCTATCAGGAAAATGGGGCTCACTATACAGCTTTCATTGGTGAAACAGTTGACCTCCCATGCCATTCTTCTGGTATCCCAGATGCCTCCGTTAGCTGGGTTCTTCCAGGAAACACTGTGCTTTATCAGTCCTCCAGAGACAAGCAAATTCTTAACAATGGCACACTGAGAATATTACAGATCACCCCAAAAAACCAAGGCTATTATTGTTGTGTAGCAGCCAATCCATCAGGGGTTGACTTTTTGATTAACCAAGTTTCAGTCAAAACAAAAGGGCAAAGCCCAGTAGAGCATAATGTAGAAACAGATGGATCTGGACTTGATGAGCCCAATCCCATCTCTCCTCTTAAGGACCCACCAGCTGTGCAACTCCCTACATCTGCTCCAGTGGGAGCTGAGACTGGAAAACAAGTCTTGAGCACAAGTAAAAAGCACAACTATCGTGAGTCAATACACCGGCAGCGAGGAGATTCACCAAATAGACATTTTAGAGAATACAGGaggcctttcccttcctctgctcgGAGAATTGACCCACAACACTGGGCTGCGCTTTTGGAGAAAGCTAAAAAGAATACTATGccagagaagcaagaaaatacTACGGCAAGGCCCCGTCCAGTAGTCACCCAGCTCCTGAAAATACCTGGTGAGGAAATAGACTCTTCAGGCATGCTCCCTCCAGATGAGGAATTTACGGTCCTGGCAACGAAGGCTCCTAGTGTCCTGTCAAGGATAGTGATTGCCAATTCCAGAGCAATACTTGATAGCCCTGTGACAAATATAACTGCTGTCACCGAAGTATCTCCAGTTGTGGGTCCACCAATACTACCTCCTGAGAAACCAATGGATTTCACACTGTCTCCTATTAAAACCACAGCCATGTCAAAGAATATAAGCCTGACTTTATTGAACAAAATGCAAGGCACAAGCAATGAAAATTTATCCACTGTCTTTCCTCTACTACCTGAAGCAATGCAATTTCAGGAAGCTGACaaaactgggaggaaaaaagagcaTTTACAGAGTACACTCCCAACAGCAGTGGGAACTATGGGCCAAGACGTCAATATCAAAACGCTAAGTAGTGCTAAAAGCAAAGCTGACATATTCTTAGGGTCAGTAAATTCCACAAAGAGCCCTCAGACATCTGTAACAGGAGTCAGTGATGCTAGGAGCAATCACCTCTATCCATACATTACTCAAAAGCTTAGCACCTCGGAGATACCTTCGGGTCCAGACACTGCTGCTCATTCTCAGTTACAGATGCCCAGAAATAGTACGACTAACATCCCACTACCATCCAGGCGCTTTGGAAGGCGGAGGAAAATTTGGGGCAGGAGTCGAATTATCAGCCCATACAGAATTCCAATTCTTCGACAGCATAGATATGGCTTTGTGAGACCAACATCCAGAGTTTCTTTTGAAGAAAGCACTACTTCATTTTCAGCCACAGAGGTCAATGTGGTGTGCCCATCCTGTTCTCCCAGGGAAAGGCTCACCACTGCTACAGCAGCATTGTCTTTTCCAAGTTCTTCCCCCATGATGCTCACCAAAGCTGAAATTGCCAAAGTCACAGAAGAAGAGTCTACAACTCTAGTCCACAATCCGTCATTACTATTTGAGAACAAACCAAATGTAAATATTGAGAAAACAATAcccacaataaaatatttcagtgctGAGAGTACCCAAGTGCTTCCAACCGATGCAGTTATGACCGATGCCCCCAAATCCTTACCTTTGGAAAAAATGCATATAACAAATAATGGTTACCGAAGTATGTCTAGTGTCAATGAAGTTATAAGAGAGTCAATGATTGTATCACCACTTCCAGGTCCTACCATCAAGCCATCTATGTCTACTACTACAGCCACTACAAgatttttgagaaggaaaattCCCTGGCAGAAAATCTTTGTAAATAACCATGTCCAAAAAGAGAGGTTAAAGAATCAGCATCATTTTAGCTTACCAaaagccacagccacagccacagcgCTTCCTAAAATATCTCCTGCTTTACCCACAGATAAAgttttccctttccattttacAACACTCTCAGCAAGTGTGATGCAAATTCCATCTATAACATCAGCTACAGCTTACCAAAATACCACTGAAACACACAGTTCTAGAAGTCTCCCCACAATGAAAAAGCTGCCCTTTCCACCAGTTTACCCTACACCTTCTAGTATCTCAAGCAAAGAATCAAGCACCAATTTTATATCAAGGCAGACATCCAGGCTGACAGTTCCGGCTGCTGCCCCTACATCAGTCATTATCCATAAAACCCAAATAGCCAGACCCAGCATgcaaaaagcacaaaggaaaaaggaGCCTCAGAAGAACAGGAATGAGCCACACTCTTCTCCCAGTCAGAGTTCTGGCTTCACTGCATCGACTACTATGACACCTCCTGACCTAACTGCAGCTGAAACTTCAACCAAGCCCAGTATCTTTGCTTTCACTCATTCTCCCTTAGAAAACACAAACCACATTTCAAGCACAGTGGGTCTTTATCCAAGAACGCTTACGCTGACAGACATAATTGAAGAATTACCCAAAGAGAATACTCAGACTTTGAAGAGCAGAATGGTTTCTGGAATCACTTTGTCCAGCAAACTACACCAGAACACCACAACTAGGAAGACAATCATTAGACACTCAACCATGCCACCATTCGTGAGTAGCAGTGCTGCTCCAATGTCAATTCCCATCTCCCATCCCTTGAGTAATCAAAGCACAGTCACAGACAACACGGCAACTCCTGTTTTTAGGATGATGACAAATACAATGGTCAAGCCACGTGAACACTCTAGGCACAATGCTAGTCCACAGCAATTAGCAGCAGAGGTTGCAGCATCTCCCAAAGTTCTCCCAAATGTCAAGGTTACAATCGGAACCACCCACTTTATCTACTCCCGTCTGTTTCATTCTACTTCCACGCCAGCACTAATAACAGTTACGCCACAGAATTCTAAACTGACTTCCTCTCCCTGGTCAGAAAACCATTTCTGGCACAAGTCATATCCAGAAATtgctgaaaaaggcaaaaagccaGTAGAGAGCATATTGCCCGCTCCAGGCTTGCCAGAGGACACCACTCATGCTTCAAATTGGGAAATTCAGAAGACTGCAAAGAGAAATGGCTTTGATAAGACACCAGATCAAAAAATAACAACTTCTGAACTCCTTCCCTTTGATTCTTTGTCTAGGAATATATTTGAAAGGCCCAGAATAGTTGGAGGAAAAGCGGCAAGTTTTACTGTTTCGGCTAACTCAGATGCCTTTCTTCCTTGTGAGGCTGTTGGAAATCCCCTGCCCACCATCCGCTGGACTAAAGTCTCATCAG GATTCGATATAtctgaaaggaaacagaatagCAGATTCCAGGTGCTCCCCAACGGCACCCTGTCCATACAGAGAGTGGACGTTCAGGACCGCGGACAGTACCTGTGCTCAGCATCCAATCCACTCGGCACTGACCGCCTTCACGTCACGTTGTCTGTGGTCTCCTATccccccaggatcctggagaGACGCACCAAAGAGATCACAGTCCACTCTGGAAGCACTGTGGAGCTGAAGTGCAGAGCTGAAGGTAGACCAAGTCCTACAATTTCCTGGGTTCTCGCAAACCAAACGGTGGTTTCAGAATCCTCTGAGGGGAATAGGCAGGCCCTGGTGACCTCTGACGGAACGTTGGTCCTCCACAATCTCAGCATTTATGACCGAGGCTTTTACAAATGCATGGCCAGCAACTCAGCGGGCCAGGATTCACTGCTGGTCAAAATACAAGTCATTGCAGCCCCACCTGTTATCCTAGAGCAAAAGAGGCAAGTCATTGTAGGGACTTGGGGTGAAAGTTTGAAATTGCCCTGTACTGCCAAAGGAACGCCTCAGCCCAGTGTTCATTGGGTCCTCTCTGATGGCACTGAAGTGAAGCCACTGCAGTCTATAAATTCCAAGTTGCTGTTATTTCCAAATGGGACTCTGCATATAAGAAGTGTAGCCTCGTCAGACAGGGGCACTTACGAATGCATTGCTACCAGCTCCACTGGCTCAGAGAGAAGGGTGGTAATTCTTACAGTGGAAGAGCGAGAAACCATCCCCAGGATAGAATTTGCATCTCAGAAGTGGACGGAGGTGAATTTTGGGGACAAATTACTACTGAACTGCTCAGCCATTGGGGAACCCAAACCCAAAATAATCTGGAGGCTGCCATCCAAGGCTATTGTTGACCAGTGGCACAG GATGGGCAGCCGCATCCATGTCTACCCAAATGGATCCTTGTTTATCGGATCGATCACAGAAAAAGACGGAGGGGACTACTTGTGTGTGGCCAGAAACAGAATGGGGGACGATCTGATACTGATGCACGTGAGCCTACGGCTGAAACCAGCCAAAATTGATCacaagcaacattttaaaaagcaagtatttCATGGGAAAGATTTCCAAGTGGACTGCGAGGCTTCTGGCTCCCCAGTGCCTGAGATATCTTGGAGTTTGCCTGACGGGACGATGATCAACAATGCAATGCAAGCTGATGACAGTGGCCACAGGCCCAGGAGGTATACCCTTTTTGACAATGGAACCTTGTACTTCAACAAAGTTGGGATTGCGGAGGAAGGAGATTACACCTGCTACGCCCAGAACACTCTGGGGAAGGATGAAATGAAGGTCCACCTAACAGTAATCACAGCGGCCCCGCGGATCAGGCAAGGTTACAAGACCAACACGAGAATCAAAGCTGGAGACACAGTTGTCCTGGACTGTGAGGTTGTTGGTGAACCCAAACCAAAGATATTTTGGTTGCTGCCTTCTCATGACATGATTTCATTCTCTAAAGACAGGTACACGTTTCATGCCAACGGGTCTTTGTCCATCCACAAGGTGAAACTGCTCGATTCCGGGGAGTATGTATGTGTGGCCCGAAATCCCAGTGGGGATGACACCAAAATGTACAAGCTGGATGTTGTCTCCAAACCTCCATTAATTAACGGTCTGTACACAAACAAGACAGTCATTAAAGCCACAGCCGTGAGGCATTCCAAAAAACACTTTGACTGCAGGGCCGAAGGAACACCGGCTCCTCAAATCATGTGGATCATGCCAGACAATATTTTCCTCACAGCCCCCTACTATGGGAGCAGAATCACAGTCCATAAGAACGGAACCTTGGAAATTAGGAACGTGAGGTTTTCAGATTCAGCAGATTTTATCTGTGTGGCTCGGAACGAAGGAGGCGAGAGCGTGCTGGTGGTACAGTTCCAAGTACTGGAGATGCTAAGACGACCAACATTCAGAAatccatttaatgaaaaaattgttGCCCGGCTTGGGAAGTCCACAGCATTGAACTGTTCTGTTGATGGAAACCCACCACCTGAAATAATCTGGATTTTACCAAATGGCACAAGATTTCCCAACGAACTGCAAATTTCTCAGTATATGATAGCAAACAATGGGTCTTTTATCATTTCCAAGACCACTCGGGATGATGCTGGAAAATACCGGTGTGCAGCAAGAAATAAAGTTGGCTACATTGAAAAATTAATTGTGCTAGAAATTGGCCAGCAGCCGGTTATTCTTACTTATGCACTAGGAACAGTGTACTGTATCAGTGGAGACTCTCTCTCACTGCACTGTGTGTCTGATGGGAGCCCTAAGCCGAACATCAAATGGACTATACCAAGCGGGTATATAATAGATAGGCCTCAAAGTACTGAGAAATACACACTGCATGAAAATGGGACCTTAGTCATTAAAGAAGCAACAGCCTATGACAGGGGAAACTATATTTGTACGGCTCAAAATAGCGTCGGCCACGCACTGATTACTGTCCCAGTAATGGTTGTAGCCTACCCACCCCGAATTACAAATCGCCTACCCAGGAGCATTCTCACAAGGACAGGAGCGGCCGTTCAGCTCCGGTGTATGGCCCTGGGAATCCCCAAGCCAGAAATCACATGGGAGAGGCCAGACCACTCCTCGCTCTCCATGCCAAATAAAGGGGGGGCTCGGGGACCTGAGCCTTTTCACCCCCGTGGTACCCTCATCATTCAGAATCCCCAAACTTCAGATTCTGGGATCTACAAATGCACAGCAAGGAACTCACTTGGTAGCGATTATGCAACAACTTACGTTCAGGTGATCTGA
- the IGSF10 gene encoding immunoglobulin superfamily member 10 isoform X2: MGSRIHVYPNGSLFIGSITEKDGGDYLCVARNRMGDDLILMHVSLRLKPAKIDHKQHFKKQVFHGKDFQVDCEASGSPVPEISWSLPDGTMINNAMQADDSGHRPRRYTLFDNGTLYFNKVGIAEEGDYTCYAQNTLGKDEMKVHLTVITAAPRIRQGYKTNTRIKAGDTVVLDCEVVGEPKPKIFWLLPSHDMISFSKDRYTFHANGSLSIHKVKLLDSGEYVCVARNPSGDDTKMYKLDVVSKPPLINGLYTNKTVIKATAVRHSKKHFDCRAEGTPAPQIMWIMPDNIFLTAPYYGSRITVHKNGTLEIRNVRFSDSADFICVARNEGGESVLVVQFQVLEMLRRPTFRNPFNEKIVARLGKSTALNCSVDGNPPPEIIWILPNGTRFPNELQISQYMIANNGSFIISKTTRDDAGKYRCAARNKVGYIEKLIVLEIGQQPVILTYALGTVYCISGDSLSLHCVSDGSPKPNIKWTIPSGYIIDRPQSTEKYTLHENGTLVIKEATAYDRGNYICTAQNSVGHALITVPVMVVAYPPRITNRLPRSILTRTGAAVQLRCMALGIPKPEITWERPDHSSLSMPNKGGARGPEPFHPRGTLIIQNPQTSDSGIYKCTARNSLGSDYATTYVQVI, encoded by the coding sequence ATGGGCAGCCGCATCCATGTCTACCCAAATGGATCCTTGTTTATCGGATCGATCACAGAAAAAGACGGAGGGGACTACTTGTGTGTGGCCAGAAACAGAATGGGGGACGATCTGATACTGATGCACGTGAGCCTACGGCTGAAACCAGCCAAAATTGATCacaagcaacattttaaaaagcaagtatttCATGGGAAAGATTTCCAAGTGGACTGCGAGGCTTCTGGCTCCCCAGTGCCTGAGATATCTTGGAGTTTGCCTGACGGGACGATGATCAACAATGCAATGCAAGCTGATGACAGTGGCCACAGGCCCAGGAGGTATACCCTTTTTGACAATGGAACCTTGTACTTCAACAAAGTTGGGATTGCGGAGGAAGGAGATTACACCTGCTACGCCCAGAACACTCTGGGGAAGGATGAAATGAAGGTCCACCTAACAGTAATCACAGCGGCCCCGCGGATCAGGCAAGGTTACAAGACCAACACGAGAATCAAAGCTGGAGACACAGTTGTCCTGGACTGTGAGGTTGTTGGTGAACCCAAACCAAAGATATTTTGGTTGCTGCCTTCTCATGACATGATTTCATTCTCTAAAGACAGGTACACGTTTCATGCCAACGGGTCTTTGTCCATCCACAAGGTGAAACTGCTCGATTCCGGGGAGTATGTATGTGTGGCCCGAAATCCCAGTGGGGATGACACCAAAATGTACAAGCTGGATGTTGTCTCCAAACCTCCATTAATTAACGGTCTGTACACAAACAAGACAGTCATTAAAGCCACAGCCGTGAGGCATTCCAAAAAACACTTTGACTGCAGGGCCGAAGGAACACCGGCTCCTCAAATCATGTGGATCATGCCAGACAATATTTTCCTCACAGCCCCCTACTATGGGAGCAGAATCACAGTCCATAAGAACGGAACCTTGGAAATTAGGAACGTGAGGTTTTCAGATTCAGCAGATTTTATCTGTGTGGCTCGGAACGAAGGAGGCGAGAGCGTGCTGGTGGTACAGTTCCAAGTACTGGAGATGCTAAGACGACCAACATTCAGAAatccatttaatgaaaaaattgttGCCCGGCTTGGGAAGTCCACAGCATTGAACTGTTCTGTTGATGGAAACCCACCACCTGAAATAATCTGGATTTTACCAAATGGCACAAGATTTCCCAACGAACTGCAAATTTCTCAGTATATGATAGCAAACAATGGGTCTTTTATCATTTCCAAGACCACTCGGGATGATGCTGGAAAATACCGGTGTGCAGCAAGAAATAAAGTTGGCTACATTGAAAAATTAATTGTGCTAGAAATTGGCCAGCAGCCGGTTATTCTTACTTATGCACTAGGAACAGTGTACTGTATCAGTGGAGACTCTCTCTCACTGCACTGTGTGTCTGATGGGAGCCCTAAGCCGAACATCAAATGGACTATACCAAGCGGGTATATAATAGATAGGCCTCAAAGTACTGAGAAATACACACTGCATGAAAATGGGACCTTAGTCATTAAAGAAGCAACAGCCTATGACAGGGGAAACTATATTTGTACGGCTCAAAATAGCGTCGGCCACGCACTGATTACTGTCCCAGTAATGGTTGTAGCCTACCCACCCCGAATTACAAATCGCCTACCCAGGAGCATTCTCACAAGGACAGGAGCGGCCGTTCAGCTCCGGTGTATGGCCCTGGGAATCCCCAAGCCAGAAATCACATGGGAGAGGCCAGACCACTCCTCGCTCTCCATGCCAAATAAAGGGGGGGCTCGGGGACCTGAGCCTTTTCACCCCCGTGGTACCCTCATCATTCAGAATCCCCAAACTTCAGATTCTGGGATCTACAAATGCACAGCAAGGAACTCACTTGGTAGCGATTATGCAACAACTTACGTTCAGGTGATCTGA